The genomic interval CGATGATTCAAATCTTTTGAGTGCTTTTCGACACACAGCACCCCATTCCAAACTTGTGACAGCCTCGCACGTTCCGTTTCCTGAACCAACAGATCGTGAACTTTTTGCCATGACGCTGGCAATGCAACGTCGATTGTCTGAACGAATTGTCGATATTTGTTAAGTGCCGTTGCCAGGGCGAACAAACGTGGGCACCCCCATTCGGGAGCACCAACAATCCTCTGACCCGCTTCGTATTCTGCGAGCCGCTCGATACTCCAGGTCTCATTCTCGTTGCTCTTCCATTCCGTGTCGAACGATTCATAGTTTGCGAGTGCCCACAATGTCCAAGTCATTTCTTCCCTGCGGTTGACTCGACGCTTGGTATCATTCACAACATCGCGGACTGTCACCTCGTGATATTTTCCAGCGCGGTCTTTGGCCTTCAGTGGAAACTCAATTGGCACGCCGCCGGCACCGATCCAAGCCAAGAATTGACCTGGATGGCCTTGGAACATGAACGGCCGAGTAAACGGATGAGCGCACGCTCCAGCCTCAGTCAGTTGCCAGACAGGCTCTCCAAGGAATTCGGGGCCACTCGCGATCCACTCTTCGCCTGTCATCGTCGGTCGATCAACGTTCCCAGTCTTTATCAAACAACTGCTGCCGAATCCCTGGATCCAATGCATCAGTTGCCACGGTGAGTGAGATTTTTCACCATTTCCCATCGACAGTTGAAGCCGCGTCATGATGCCCAGAGCCTCGTCGATCGCCTCGTCAATCTTATCACGAGGCTTGACGCGAACCTTCGCCGTTTCTTCCTGAGGTTTCTCTGCCGCGATTGGTCGTCGCACTTCAAACGAAGTTTCATCCACTGTCGACGAAACATCGTCAATCGCAGGAGACATTCGTGTCGACACCACTTCGTCGGCCATGGCCTGCTCGGACCGGTTGCACGGAATTTCTCGCGGCCCCAAGAACAGAACAAGACCAACCAACAACGTCACCACAACCATCCACGGGTGCTGTAACCGCACCATCGTTTCCGACTGGCTGCCCAGCAATCGTGCGACGCGCCGGCGAAGAGTCGATGGTCGACCAGTGATCAAAAGACTCGCTGCGAAGGTCGCTCCTCTGAACCGGGCCGAATGACTCAACTCCGCCACACGCAGCAGTGAACCTGCATAGTCCAGCGGACTCAGACTGCTTCCGATCGCCAAATCATCGGCACAGTGCTCGCGTTCCAGGCGAATACGATTCGACAACCACCAGACGGCGGGATGGAAAAAGAAGATTGATTCGACGATTCGCTGCAACACGTTGACCAGATGATCGTAACGTCGTAAGTGTGCCAATTCATGAGCGATCACCGCCTCGAGTTGATCCAGAGAGAGTCCGGCCGTCATTGAGAACGGTAGTAAGATTGCAGGTTTCAGCAGCCCCACGACAGCCGGCACATCGACACAGTCGCAATAGGCCAGGACCGGCACGAACTTGACCCCAATCCTTTCAACTTGCCGCATCAGAATTTCTTGCAGTCCTTCATCCAGCACGGATGTTGATTGTCGTCGCAATTGTCGTCCGCCCCATAATCCAATCAATACTCGCGCCATCATCCCTGCGACGCCCACAAGATAGACGTCAACCACAAACGGCGCGTAATGGTTCAAGTTAAAAGGACGGGCAACGGGTGAAACCACGGCGTTAAGCGTCATGGCGTCCGCCTTAGTGGCTGGCACGCGGTCTGCTCCTTGCTGCCCTGTCGCATTCAACGTCATCGTCGATGGCCTGGGTTGAACGACCACCGATCTCGGAACGGTGGTCGAGTCCGTCTCCTGACGACAAACCATCACATAGTTCAGCACGGGGCAATTCACCATGCCGAACATCCCGGCCAGTAACGTACGATACCGCCATCGTGGGTCATGCATTGTCCAGGCCAGCGCCCCAACGACGCTCGCGATCAGCACCGCCTGCCAGCAAAAATGCATGAGAGACAAAACGATCGAAATGGCCAGACTCTGGTCGACGAAGAATGTCATGGCATACCCTCATGTCTGTCGTACGTGCATTTGGTATCGCGAGATCCGGCCTAACGGCGCTCTGTGTTCTCGCGCGCCTTGCGATTGATCAACAGTCGAATCTGCTTCAGCTCGTTGTCGTCCAGGTCCGAGGTTTCAATCAAATGCTGCATCACCGCCGTCGTCGATCCGCCGAACACGCGGTCAACAATGTCCCTTAGCAGGCTTCCTGACGCTTTTTCCTCGCGATAGATCGATCGATAGACGTATGTCCGCCCGTCTTTGGTTCGCGCAAGATACCCCTTGCCAAACATGATCGACATCATGGTCATCACGGTCGTGTAAGCGAGATCTCGAATCGTTGCCAATTCATCCCGAACCTGGCGCACCGTCGCTGGTCCAATGCGCCATAGCACTTTCAAAATCTCGAGTTCAAGCTCGGTCG from Schlesneria paludicola DSM 18645 carries:
- a CDS encoding M56 family metallopeptidase yields the protein MTFFVDQSLAISIVLSLMHFCWQAVLIASVVGALAWTMHDPRWRYRTLLAGMFGMVNCPVLNYVMVCRQETDSTTVPRSVVVQPRPSTMTLNATGQQGADRVPATKADAMTLNAVVSPVARPFNLNHYAPFVVDVYLVGVAGMMARVLIGLWGGRQLRRQSTSVLDEGLQEILMRQVERIGVKFVPVLAYCDCVDVPAVVGLLKPAILLPFSMTAGLSLDQLEAVIAHELAHLRRYDHLVNVLQRIVESIFFFHPAVWWLSNRIRLEREHCADDLAIGSSLSPLDYAGSLLRVAELSHSARFRGATFAASLLITGRPSTLRRRVARLLGSQSETMVRLQHPWMVVVTLLVGLVLFLGPREIPCNRSEQAMADEVVSTRMSPAIDDVSSTVDETSFEVRRPIAAEKPQEETAKVRVKPRDKIDEAIDEALGIMTRLQLSMGNGEKSHSPWQLMHWIQGFGSSCLIKTGNVDRPTMTGEEWIASGPEFLGEPVWQLTEAGACAHPFTRPFMFQGHPGQFLAWIGAGGVPIEFPLKAKDRAGKYHEVTVRDVVNDTKRRVNRREEMTWTLWALANYESFDTEWKSNENETWSIERLAEYEAGQRIVGAPEWGCPRLFALATALNKYRQFVQTIDVALPASWQKVHDLLVQETERARLSQVWNGVLCVEKHSKDLNHRMHLAASHLTWLSISVDDKTLDQPWMRQSIQQLCEDYVEHQNDCRDVAVVCHAAYALRQLRERRERLIAVIEAQ
- a CDS encoding BlaI/MecI/CopY family transcriptional regulator; this encodes MASVPAKKPTELELEILKVLWRIGPATVRQVRDELATIRDLAYTTVMTMMSIMFGKGYLARTKDGRTYVYRSIYREEKASGSLLRDIVDRVFGGSTTAVMQHLIETSDLDDNELKQIRLLINRKARENTERR